In Mycobacterium gallinarum, a single window of DNA contains:
- a CDS encoding DUF881 domain-containing protein, translated as MAPRSKSVWRFGVPVVCLLAGLLLAATHNVSDGGEIRRSDAPRLVDLVREAQQSVDRLTAERDSLASTLDTHHGGSPGADAALAAITKRSAQLAVEAGLEPMRGPGLVVTLNDAQRDAEGRFPRDATPDDLVVHQQDIDAVLNALWSAGAEGIQMQDQRIIGTSAPRCVGNTLLLNGRTYSPPYVITAIGDAEVMQDALAAAPLVTLYRQYVVRFGLGYTEEPRTQVDLVGYREPVRMKFAKPAGPVGY; from the coding sequence ATGGCGCCCAGGTCGAAGTCCGTGTGGCGGTTCGGCGTGCCCGTGGTCTGCCTCCTGGCCGGGCTTCTGCTGGCTGCGACCCACAATGTGTCCGACGGTGGCGAGATCAGACGCAGCGATGCGCCCCGGTTGGTCGACCTCGTGCGCGAAGCACAACAGTCGGTGGATCGACTGACCGCAGAACGTGACTCGCTGGCGAGCACCCTGGACACCCATCACGGCGGCTCGCCAGGGGCAGACGCGGCATTGGCCGCGATCACCAAGCGGTCGGCCCAACTGGCCGTCGAGGCCGGCCTGGAACCGATGCGCGGGCCCGGCCTGGTGGTGACGCTGAACGACGCGCAGCGCGACGCTGAGGGCCGCTTCCCCCGCGACGCAACCCCGGACGACCTCGTCGTGCACCAGCAGGACATCGACGCCGTGCTCAACGCGCTGTGGAGTGCGGGCGCCGAAGGCATCCAGATGCAGGACCAGCGGATCATCGGCACCTCGGCGCCGCGTTGTGTGGGCAACACGCTGCTCCTCAACGGACGGACCTACAGCCCGCCGTACGTCATCACCGCGATCGGCGACGCGGAAGTCATGCAGGACGCCCTGGCCGCCGCGCCGTTGGTCACGCTGTACCGCCAGTACGTGGTCCGGTTCGGGCTCGGCTACACCGAGGAGCCACGGACGCAGGTCGACCTGGTGGGCTACCGCGAGCCGGTGCGGATGAAGTTCGCCAAGCCCGCGGGACCCGTCGGCTACTGA
- the crgA gene encoding cell division protein CrgA encodes MPKSKVRKKNDFTISPVSRTPVKVKAGPSSTWFVVFFVGLMLIGLIWLLVFQLASSAIPFLADLGPWNYAIAFAFMISGLLLTMRWR; translated from the coding sequence ATGCCCAAGTCCAAGGTTCGCAAGAAGAACGACTTCACGATCAGCCCGGTGAGCCGGACCCCGGTCAAGGTGAAGGCCGGACCGTCCAGCACCTGGTTCGTGGTGTTCTTCGTCGGCCTGATGCTCATCGGTCTGATCTGGCTGCTGGTGTTCCAGCTGGCGTCCTCCGCGATCCCCTTCCTCGCGGATCTCGGCCCGTGGAACTACGCGATCGCGTTTGCCTTCATGATCAGTGGGCTCTTGCTCACCATGCGCTGGCGCTGA
- the gyrA gene encoding DNA gyrase subunit A codes for MTDTTLPPGGEAGDRIEPVDIQHEMQRSYIDYAMSVIVGRALPEVRDGLKPVHRRVLYAMFDSGFRPDRGHAKSARSVAETMGNYHPHGDSSIYDTLVRMAQPWSLRYPLVDGQGNFGSPGNDPPAAMRYTEARLTPLAMEMLREIDEETVDFVPNYDGRVQEPTVLPSRFPNLLANGSGGIAVGMATNMPPHNLRELGDAVFWCLENFEADEEATLEAVCERVKGPDFPTYGLIVGSQGISDTYRTGRGSVRMRGVCEIEEDSRGRTGIVITELPYQVNHDNFITSIAEQVRDGKLAGISNIEDQSSDRVGLRIVVELKRDAVAKVVLNNLYKHTQLQTSFGANMLSIVDGVPRTLRLDQLIRHYVNHQLDVIVRRTTYRLRKANERAHILRGLVKALDALDEVIALIRASETVEVARQGLIELLDIDEIQAQAILDMQLRRLAALERQRIVDDLAKIEAEIADLEDILAKPERQRAIVRDELKELVEKYGDDRRTRIIAADGDVADEDLIAREEVVVTITETGYAKRTKSDLYRSQKRGGKGVQGAGLKQDDIVNHFFVCSTHDWILFFTTQGRVYRAKAYDLPEASRTARGQHVANLLAFQPEERIAQVIQIKTYEDAPYLVLATRNGLVKKSKLTDFDSNRTGGIVAVNLRDGDELVGAVLCSAEADLLLVSAKGQSIRFSATDEALRPMGRATSGVQGMRFNTDDELLSLNVVRDDTYLLVATAGGYAKRTAIEEYPVQGRGGKGVLTIQFDKRRGSLVGALIVDDDTELYAITSGGGVIRTAARQVRKAGRQTKGVRLMNLGEGTTLIAIARNAEEGDSTDEVNTDVGE; via the coding sequence ATGACTGATACCACCTTGCCACCAGGCGGCGAAGCGGGCGACCGCATCGAGCCGGTCGACATCCAGCACGAGATGCAGCGCAGCTACATCGACTACGCCATGAGCGTCATCGTCGGGCGTGCGCTGCCAGAGGTGCGCGACGGCCTCAAGCCGGTGCACCGCCGCGTGCTGTACGCGATGTTCGACTCCGGCTTCCGCCCGGATCGCGGCCACGCGAAATCCGCACGCTCCGTTGCCGAGACGATGGGCAACTACCATCCGCACGGCGACTCGTCGATCTACGACACGTTGGTCCGGATGGCCCAGCCGTGGTCGCTGCGCTACCCGTTGGTCGACGGGCAGGGCAACTTCGGCTCGCCCGGCAACGATCCCCCGGCCGCCATGCGCTACACAGAGGCGCGGCTCACGCCGCTGGCGATGGAGATGTTGCGTGAAATCGACGAGGAGACAGTCGATTTCGTCCCGAACTACGACGGCCGCGTACAGGAGCCGACGGTTCTGCCCAGCCGGTTCCCCAACCTGCTGGCCAACGGCTCGGGCGGCATCGCGGTCGGCATGGCCACCAACATGCCGCCGCACAACCTGCGCGAGCTGGGCGACGCCGTGTTCTGGTGCCTGGAGAACTTCGAAGCCGACGAAGAAGCGACCCTCGAGGCGGTCTGCGAACGCGTCAAGGGTCCCGACTTCCCCACCTACGGCCTGATCGTCGGATCGCAGGGCATCTCCGACACGTACCGGACCGGCCGGGGGTCGGTTCGCATGCGCGGAGTCTGCGAGATCGAAGAGGACAGCCGGGGACGCACCGGGATCGTCATCACCGAGCTGCCGTATCAGGTCAACCACGACAACTTCATCACCTCGATCGCCGAACAGGTGCGCGACGGCAAGCTCGCCGGCATCTCAAACATCGAGGATCAGTCCAGCGACCGCGTCGGACTGCGAATTGTGGTGGAGCTCAAGCGAGATGCTGTCGCGAAGGTGGTGCTGAACAACCTCTACAAGCACACCCAGCTGCAGACCAGCTTCGGCGCCAACATGCTGTCCATCGTCGACGGCGTGCCGCGCACGCTGCGGCTCGACCAGTTGATCCGGCATTACGTCAATCATCAACTCGACGTCATCGTGCGGCGCACCACCTACCGGCTACGCAAAGCCAACGAGCGGGCGCACATTCTGCGCGGCCTGGTCAAGGCGCTCGATGCGCTGGACGAGGTCATTGCGCTGATCCGGGCGTCGGAGACCGTCGAGGTCGCCCGCCAGGGCCTGATCGAGTTGCTCGACATCGACGAGATCCAGGCTCAGGCCATCCTCGACATGCAGCTGCGCCGGCTCGCCGCCCTGGAGCGCCAGCGCATCGTCGACGATCTGGCGAAGATCGAGGCCGAGATCGCCGACCTCGAGGACATCCTGGCCAAGCCGGAGCGTCAGCGCGCCATCGTCCGCGACGAGCTCAAGGAGCTCGTCGAGAAGTACGGCGACGACCGCCGGACGCGCATCATCGCCGCGGACGGCGACGTCGCCGACGAGGACCTGATCGCGCGCGAAGAGGTCGTCGTCACCATCACCGAAACCGGCTACGCCAAGCGGACGAAGTCCGACCTCTACCGCAGCCAGAAGCGCGGCGGCAAGGGTGTGCAGGGCGCGGGGCTGAAGCAGGACGACATCGTCAACCACTTCTTCGTATGCTCCACGCACGACTGGATCCTGTTCTTCACCACTCAGGGCCGGGTCTATCGCGCGAAGGCGTACGACCTGCCCGAGGCGTCGCGTACGGCGCGCGGCCAGCACGTCGCCAACCTGCTGGCATTCCAGCCGGAGGAGCGCATCGCGCAGGTCATTCAGATCAAGACGTACGAGGATGCGCCGTATCTGGTGCTGGCCACGCGCAACGGTCTGGTGAAGAAGTCCAAGCTCACCGACTTCGACTCCAACCGCACCGGCGGCATCGTCGCGGTCAACCTGCGTGACGGTGACGAATTGGTCGGCGCGGTGCTGTGCTCGGCGGAAGCCGACCTGCTGCTGGTCTCCGCCAAGGGGCAGTCGATCCGCTTCTCAGCAACCGATGAGGCACTGCGTCCGATGGGCCGCGCCACCTCCGGTGTGCAGGGCATGCGGTTCAACACCGACGACGAGCTGCTGTCGCTGAACGTCGTGCGCGACGACACGTATCTGCTGGTCGCGACCGCGGGCGGATATGCCAAGCGCACCGCCATCGAGGAGTATCCGGTCCAGGGCCGCGGTGGCAAAGGGGTGTTGACGATCCAGTTCGACAAGCGACGTGGCAGTCTGGTCGGAGCGTTGATCGTCGATGACGACACAGAGTTGTACGCCATCACCTCGGGCGGGGGTGTCATCCGGACGGCGGCTCGCCAGGTGCGCAAGGCCGGGCGGCAGACCAAGGGCGTTCGGTTGATGAACCTGGGTGAGGGCACGACACTGATAGCCATCGCGCGCAACGCGGAGGAAGGCGACAGCACCGACGAGGTCAACACCGACGTCGGCGAGTAG
- the gyrB gene encoding DNA topoisomerase (ATP-hydrolyzing) subunit B, which translates to MAAQKKSAPKEYGADSIKVLEGLEAVRKRPGMYIGSTGERGLHHLVWEVVDNAVDEAMAGFATKVDVRLLENGGVQVTDDGRGIPVAMHSTGIPTVDVVMTVLHAGGKFEEGAYQVSGGLHGVGVSVVNALSTRLEADILKDGYEWFQTYDRSVPGSLKQGEKTKKTGTTIRFWADPDIFETTSYDFETIARRLQEMAFLNKGLTIELTDERVTAEEVVDEVVSDQAEAPKSAEEKAAEAAAPHKVKHRTFHYPGGLVDFVKHINRTKSPIQQSVIDFEGKGEGHEVEIAMQWNAGYSESVHTFANTINTHEGGTHEEGFRAALTSVVNKYAKDKKLLKDKDPNLTGDDIREGLAAVISVKVGQPQFEGQTKTKLGNTEVKSFVQKICNEELQHWFDANPAEAKIVVNKAVSSAQARMAARKARELVRRKSATDIGGLPGKLADCRSTDPKKSELYVVEGDSAGGSAKSGRDSMFQAILPLRGKIINVEKARIDRVLKNTEVQAIITALGTGIHDEFDIAKLRYHKIVLMADADVDGQHISTLLLTLLFRFMKPLVENGHIFLAQPPLYKLKWQRSEPEFAYSDRERDGLLEAGKKAGKKINVDDGIQRYKGLGEMDAKELWETTMDPSVRVLRQVTLDDAAAADELFSILMGEDVEARRSFITRNAKDVRFLDV; encoded by the coding sequence GTGGCTGCCCAGAAGAAGAGTGCACCGAAAGAATACGGTGCCGATTCGATCAAGGTTCTCGAAGGCTTGGAGGCGGTCCGCAAACGCCCCGGCATGTACATCGGTTCCACGGGTGAGCGCGGTCTGCACCACCTGGTCTGGGAGGTGGTGGACAACGCCGTCGACGAGGCGATGGCCGGCTTCGCGACCAAGGTCGACGTGAGACTGCTCGAGAACGGCGGCGTCCAGGTCACCGACGACGGCCGCGGCATCCCCGTCGCCATGCACTCGACGGGCATCCCCACCGTCGACGTCGTCATGACCGTCCTGCACGCGGGCGGAAAGTTCGAAGAGGGCGCCTACCAGGTGTCCGGTGGTCTGCACGGCGTGGGTGTCTCCGTGGTGAACGCGCTGTCGACCCGCCTCGAGGCCGACATCTTGAAGGACGGCTACGAGTGGTTCCAGACCTATGACCGCTCGGTTCCGGGCAGTCTCAAGCAGGGTGAGAAAACGAAGAAAACCGGCACGACGATCCGGTTCTGGGCCGACCCCGACATCTTCGAGACCACCAGCTATGACTTCGAGACGATCGCGCGGCGGCTGCAGGAAATGGCTTTCCTGAACAAGGGACTGACCATCGAGTTGACCGATGAGCGGGTCACGGCCGAGGAGGTCGTCGACGAGGTCGTCAGCGACCAGGCCGAAGCGCCGAAGTCGGCGGAGGAAAAGGCCGCCGAGGCCGCCGCTCCCCACAAGGTCAAGCACCGCACCTTCCACTACCCCGGCGGTCTGGTCGATTTCGTCAAGCACATCAACCGGACGAAGTCCCCGATCCAGCAGAGCGTGATCGACTTCGAGGGCAAGGGTGAAGGCCACGAGGTCGAGATCGCGATGCAGTGGAACGCCGGCTACTCCGAGTCGGTGCACACGTTCGCCAACACCATCAACACCCACGAGGGTGGCACCCACGAAGAGGGCTTCCGCGCGGCGTTGACCTCCGTGGTGAACAAGTACGCCAAGGACAAGAAGCTCCTCAAGGACAAAGATCCCAACCTGACCGGTGACGACATCCGCGAAGGTCTGGCGGCCGTGATCTCGGTGAAGGTGGGCCAACCGCAGTTCGAGGGTCAGACGAAGACCAAGCTCGGGAACACCGAGGTGAAGTCGTTCGTGCAGAAGATCTGTAACGAGGAACTGCAACACTGGTTCGACGCCAACCCGGCCGAAGCGAAAATCGTTGTGAACAAAGCGGTGTCGTCGGCCCAGGCGCGGATGGCCGCACGCAAGGCACGCGAGTTGGTGCGCCGCAAGAGCGCCACCGACATCGGCGGACTGCCGGGCAAGCTCGCGGACTGCCGGTCCACAGATCCGAAGAAGTCGGAACTGTATGTGGTGGAGGGTGATTCCGCGGGTGGCTCGGCCAAGAGCGGCCGCGACTCGATGTTCCAGGCGATCCTTCCGCTGCGCGGCAAGATCATCAACGTCGAGAAGGCGCGCATCGACCGCGTGCTGAAGAACACCGAAGTCCAAGCCATCATCACCGCGTTGGGCACCGGCATCCACGACGAGTTCGACATCGCCAAGCTGCGCTATCACAAGATCGTGCTGATGGCCGACGCCGACGTCGACGGCCAGCACATCTCGACGCTGCTGCTGACGCTGCTGTTCCGGTTCATGAAGCCGCTGGTCGAAAACGGCCACATCTTCCTGGCGCAGCCCCCGTTGTACAAGCTGAAGTGGCAACGCAGCGAGCCGGAATTCGCCTACTCCGACCGTGAGCGCGACGGATTGCTCGAAGCCGGCAAGAAGGCGGGCAAGAAGATCAACGTCGACGACGGCATCCAGCGCTACAAGGGTCTGGGCGAGATGGATGCCAAGGAGTTGTGGGAGACCACCATGGATCCGTCGGTGCGGGTGCTGCGCCAGGTGACCCTGGACGACGCGGCCGCCGCCGACGAACTGTTCTCGATCCTGATGGGCGAAGACGTCGAAGCGCGCCGCAGCTTTATCACACGTAACGCCAAAGACGTTCGCTTCCTGGATGTTTAG
- a CDS encoding PH domain-containing protein, translated as MQQTEWSPPTLGIAALGVGGLILAVGAVTLITDPPGRVLVGIAAVGLIVFASLSWRARPKLAIKNDVLVSRGLMGETELRHADIKLIRITEFRRIGRKTRLLEIDTVDDRLLVFTRWDLGTDPLHVLDALTAAGFAGS; from the coding sequence GTGCAGCAAACTGAGTGGAGTCCACCCACGCTCGGCATCGCGGCCCTCGGCGTAGGCGGCCTTATCTTGGCTGTGGGCGCTGTGACGCTGATCACAGACCCGCCGGGACGTGTCCTGGTTGGCATTGCCGCGGTCGGGTTAATTGTGTTTGCAAGCTTGTCGTGGCGTGCGCGACCCAAGCTGGCAATCAAGAATGACGTCCTCGTCAGCCGCGGTCTGATGGGAGAAACCGAGCTGCGGCACGCCGATATCAAGCTCATCCGGATCACCGAGTTCCGCCGCATCGGGCGAAAGACGCGGCTGCTGGAGATCGACACCGTCGATGACCGGCTACTTGTGTTCACCCGATGGGATCTGGGCACAGACCCACTGCACGTGCTGGACGCGCTGACCGCGGCCGGCTTCGCCGGCTCCTGA
- the cwsA gene encoding cell wall synthesis protein CwsA, which produces MRAKTEIRLTPGQRLSRGLKYSAVGPVDVTRGALGLGVDGAQSSAAWIGDVYRRSRLKDQLRQELAAAQDTIASELAAAQEVVANLPEALQKARGRRRRRPLLLAVLGVGVLAGGAVAFSILRRPPTEEPPTLQPSVPVTPRP; this is translated from the coding sequence ATGCGCGCGAAGACCGAGATCCGCCTGACCCCCGGGCAGCGGTTGTCCCGCGGCCTCAAATATTCGGCAGTGGGTCCGGTCGACGTCACCAGGGGAGCGTTGGGCCTCGGCGTAGACGGAGCACAGTCATCCGCCGCGTGGATCGGCGATGTCTATCGCCGCAGCCGGCTCAAGGATCAGCTCCGCCAAGAGCTGGCGGCCGCGCAAGACACCATCGCGTCCGAACTCGCCGCCGCCCAGGAGGTGGTGGCCAACCTGCCGGAGGCGCTGCAAAAGGCGCGCGGCCGTCGCCGTAGGCGCCCGCTGCTGCTCGCCGTCCTCGGAGTCGGGGTGCTGGCCGGGGGAGCGGTGGCGTTCTCGATCCTGCGGCGTCCACCAACGGAGGAGCCGCCGACGCTGCAGCCGAGTGTGCCAGTCACGCCGAGGCCTTAA
- a CDS encoding DUF3566 domain-containing protein has translation MTSPNEPGYPRATDGGGNGSGTGPDGGSVSGPTPRGPVTSGSGPERVADATEVPPWQRGRPAGPTNRASDAPGRPDSPARPDVPRHGNGGATGQTSGIDARLNRFLAGGSSAGPEEADASGWADPPEPAPRPEPTSRPEPAPRPEPRPEPTSRPEPRPEPPRTEQPRTEQQPRPEQYASEIPELSGAAPRSGPRKPGGPERPERPGQEPAGRPARPGGRLQAAASRHQGPVRASMQIRRVDPWSVLKVSAVLSVALFFVWMIAVAFLYLVLGGMGVWSKLNSNVGDLLTSASGSSGGELVSSGTIFGGAALIGLVNIVLLTAMATIGAFIYNLTTDIVGGVEVTLADRD, from the coding sequence GTGACTTCACCGAACGAGCCCGGGTATCCCCGCGCGACTGATGGGGGTGGCAACGGCTCCGGCACGGGTCCCGACGGCGGCTCGGTGAGCGGACCGACGCCACGGGGCCCGGTGACCAGTGGATCCGGGCCGGAACGTGTCGCCGACGCGACCGAGGTCCCGCCCTGGCAGCGGGGCCGGCCGGCCGGGCCGACGAACCGGGCGTCCGATGCCCCTGGACGGCCGGATTCGCCCGCCCGTCCCGATGTACCGCGGCATGGCAATGGCGGCGCGACGGGCCAGACCTCCGGAATCGATGCGCGACTGAACCGTTTCTTGGCCGGCGGCTCGTCGGCAGGGCCCGAGGAGGCCGACGCGTCGGGCTGGGCAGACCCACCCGAGCCGGCGCCGCGACCCGAGCCGACCTCGCGACCCGAGCCGGCGCCGCGACCCGAGCCCCGTCCGGAGCCGACGTCACGGCCCGAGCCCCGTCCGGAACCTCCTCGGACCGAGCAGCCCCGGACCGAGCAGCAGCCGCGTCCCGAGCAGTACGCCAGTGAGATTCCCGAGCTGTCGGGCGCAGCGCCTAGGTCGGGACCGCGCAAGCCGGGCGGTCCGGAACGTCCTGAGCGTCCGGGGCAGGAGCCGGCGGGGCGTCCCGCTCGCCCAGGCGGGCGGCTTCAGGCGGCGGCCAGCCGCCACCAGGGTCCGGTGCGCGCGAGCATGCAGATCCGCCGGGTGGACCCGTGGAGTGTGCTGAAGGTCTCCGCGGTGTTGTCGGTTGCGCTGTTCTTCGTGTGGATGATCGCGGTCGCGTTCTTGTACCTGGTACTCGGCGGTATGGGTGTGTGGAGCAAGCTGAACAGCAACGTCGGCGACCTGCTGACCAGTGCGAGCGGTAGCTCCGGCGGCGAGCTCGTCTCCAGCGGAACGATATTCGGCGGCGCGGCACTGATCGGGTTGGTCAACATCGTGCTGCTGACGGCGATGGCGACCATCGGTGCCTTCATCTACAACCTGACCACCGACATCGTCGGCGGTGTGGAAGTCACCCTCGCCGACAGGGACTGA
- a CDS encoding DUF721 family protein: MSDDVEPPAHLAHLKGMDLVRRTLEEARGAARSQGKDVGRGRSTQPRKKVAGTSRRRWSGPGPDSRDPQLLGSLTRDLARNRGWSDRVAEGSVFGRWSVVVGEQIAAHATPTSLQDGVLTVSAESTAWATQLRMVQAQLLAKIAAAVGDGVVNSMKIVGPVGPSWRKGRYHIAGRGPRDTYG; the protein is encoded by the coding sequence ATGAGTGACGACGTGGAACCGCCGGCGCACCTGGCGCATCTAAAGGGTATGGATCTGGTCAGGCGGACCCTCGAGGAAGCCCGGGGCGCCGCCCGCAGTCAAGGAAAGGATGTCGGCCGCGGCCGGAGCACCCAGCCGCGCAAAAAGGTCGCGGGCACCAGTCGGCGACGGTGGTCGGGTCCGGGCCCGGATTCGCGCGACCCGCAGCTGCTCGGATCCCTCACCCGTGACCTCGCCCGCAACCGCGGCTGGTCGGATCGGGTGGCCGAGGGTTCGGTGTTCGGTCGGTGGTCGGTGGTCGTCGGTGAGCAGATCGCGGCCCACGCGACGCCGACGTCGCTACAGGACGGTGTGCTCACGGTTTCGGCGGAGTCGACGGCCTGGGCCACCCAGCTGAGGATGGTGCAGGCGCAACTTCTCGCGAAGATCGCGGCGGCGGTCGGCGACGGCGTGGTGAATTCGATGAAAATCGTCGGTCCGGTCGGTCCCTCCTGGCGCAAGGGGCGATATCACATCGCCGGGCGAGGACCTCGCGACACGTACGGATAA
- a CDS encoding peptidylprolyl isomerase translates to MTSPIQTATATLHTNRGDIKIALFGNHAPKTVANFVGLAQGTKDYSTGNASGGSSGPFYDGMVFHRVIDGFMIQGGDPEGSGRGGPGYEFADEFHPELQFDKPYLLAMANRGPGTNGSQFFITVGKTPHLNRKHTIFGEVVDPESQKVVDAIATTATDQRDRPTDPVVVESITIA, encoded by the coding sequence GTGACGAGCCCCATACAGACAGCGACCGCGACGCTGCACACCAATCGTGGTGACATCAAAATCGCGCTGTTCGGAAATCACGCACCCAAGACCGTCGCCAACTTCGTGGGACTGGCGCAGGGCACGAAGGACTACAGCACCGGTAACGCCTCAGGCGGATCGTCGGGCCCGTTCTACGACGGCATGGTCTTCCACCGGGTCATCGACGGGTTCATGATCCAAGGCGGCGATCCGGAGGGCAGCGGCCGCGGCGGCCCCGGCTACGAGTTCGCCGATGAGTTTCACCCCGAGTTGCAGTTCGACAAGCCGTACCTGCTCGCCATGGCGAACCGGGGTCCGGGGACCAACGGCTCGCAGTTTTTCATCACGGTCGGCAAGACGCCGCACCTGAATCGCAAGCACACCATCTTCGGTGAGGTCGTGGACCCGGAGTCGCAGAAGGTGGTCGACGCGATCGCGACGACAGCTACCGATCAGCGCGACCGGCCGACCGATCCAGTGGTCGTGGAGTCCATCACCATCGCCTGA
- a CDS encoding aminodeoxychorismate/anthranilate synthase component II has protein sequence MRVLVVDNYDSFVFNLVQYLGQLGVDAEVWRNDDDRLGTEDDIAKVAATYDGVLLSPGPGTPERAGASIPLVKACAAAATPLLGVCLGHQAIGVAFGGTVDRAPELLHGKTSTVHHSNSGVLQGLPDPFTATRYHSLTILPETMPAELEVIARTEGGVVMGVRHVELPIHGVQFHPESILTEGGHRMLANWLGYCGAAPSETLVRRLEDEVATAVAAATTRSSA, from the coding sequence ATGCGTGTCCTCGTCGTCGACAACTACGACAGCTTCGTGTTCAACCTCGTCCAGTACCTGGGCCAGCTCGGGGTGGACGCCGAAGTCTGGCGCAACGACGACGACCGGCTGGGCACCGAGGACGACATCGCCAAGGTGGCGGCGACGTACGACGGGGTGCTCCTCTCCCCCGGCCCCGGTACCCCCGAACGTGCGGGCGCGTCGATCCCCCTCGTGAAGGCCTGCGCGGCGGCCGCGACGCCGCTGCTCGGCGTGTGCCTGGGCCACCAAGCGATCGGCGTGGCGTTCGGTGGCACCGTCGACCGTGCGCCCGAACTGCTGCATGGCAAGACCAGCACGGTGCACCACTCCAATAGCGGTGTGCTGCAAGGTCTTCCGGATCCTTTCACCGCCACGCGCTATCACTCGCTGACCATTCTCCCCGAGACGATGCCGGCCGAACTCGAAGTGATCGCCCGCACCGAGGGTGGCGTGGTCATGGGCGTGCGGCACGTCGAATTGCCCATTCACGGTGTGCAATTCCACCCCGAGTCGATCCTGACCGAGGGCGGGCACCGCATGCTGGCCAACTGGTTGGGCTACTGCGGCGCCGCGCCGTCCGAGACCCTCGTCCGTCGGCTGGAGGACGAAGTTGCGACCGCCGTCGCCGCCGCTACGACGCGAAGCTCAGCGTGA